The Nostoc sp. 'Lobaria pulmonaria (5183) cyanobiont' DNA window CTCATCGCGCCAACGGTTAACTAGATTTAGCCACTCTTGGTTTTGATTAGGTGTAGCCTTAATCCCTGCTTCTTTGCAGCGATGCAACAAGTCTACTAACACGTTCCGCACATCGCCAACAATGGGCACTTCGGGAATGCGGTTTTTGCCGACTTCTGCCGGATCGATGTCGATGTGAATTACTTTGGCGCGGGAGGCGAATTCGTCTAACTTGCCTGTAACGCGATCGTCAAATCTAGCGCCGACGCAAATCAGCAAGTCACAATCGCTAACGGCGAAGTTAGCGTAAGCAGTGCCGTGCATCCCCAACATTCCCAAAGCGAGGGGATGATGTTCGTCAAATGCACCGATCCCCATTAAGGTTGTGGTGACAGGGATATCGAATAATTCAGCTAGTTGTTTGATTTCTTCATGGGCACCAGCGGCGATCGCACCACCACCCACATACAATAGCGGACGGCGACTTTCAGTAATCAACTGGATCGCGGCATAAATTTGCCGGGGATTTCCCTTTACAGTGGGACGATAACCGCGTAGCTTTACTGAACCTGGTTTTACAGGTACATAGTCAAATTCTTCTAAAGCGACATCTTTGGGGACATCAATCAAAACTGGTCCTGGACGCCCAGTGCTAGCGATGTGGAAGGCTTCGGCGACAATTCGCGCCATATCTTTGGGGTCGCGCACCACATAGGAATGCTTGACGATCGGTAGCGTAATCCCGTAAATATCAGTTTCCTGAAACGCATCTGTACCAATCGACGGACGTGCTACCTGTCCTGTAACCACAATCATCGGGATTGAATCCATGTAGGCTGTAGCTATGCCTGTCACCAAGTTAGTTGCTCCTGGTCCAGAAGTACCAAAGCATACTCCTACTTTGCCTGTGGCACGGGCATAACCATCAGCGGCGTGGGCTGCGCCTTGCTCGTGTCTCACGAGAATGTGCTTCATAGCACCAGTTGCTTCCACCTTATATAGGTCGTCGTAAATTGGTAAAATTGCCCCACCAGGATAACCAAAAATATAATCAACGCCGTGGCGATGAAGGCTGTCAAGCAGAGCAAAACCGCCAGATGCACGTTTGGGCACTACTGGCGGGCTAGAAGCACGAGACTGTTTGTGATTCTCAGTTTGTGGGAGACTAATTGGGGAAAGCGATCGCACGGTCAAACCTCAGACTATAGCTAAAGTTAATGCTGAATTCTGTAGTTAAGATTTCATTTTAATTGAAAACTTCAATCAAAATCTTATTAATTTTTATATTAAATATAAAACTAGATTATTAGCTTACATTAGTTAAATTACGTCTTGCAAGACTTTGCGGGTATTTTGCCAAGCCCAAACACCGACAACTACGACAACAATACTCATTGCTACAAGCACAGTTCGCAAGCCTAGAGCATCAGTTAAGGGCCCAGTAATGGCCAGAGGTAACGCCAAAGCGATGTTAACAGCATGATTTTGAAAGCCAAATACCTTACCGTGCATGGTAGGTGGTGTTTGCTGTTGAATTAAAGTTTGCATGGGGACACCAATTAAAGCAGCACCTACACCCAAAAATGCACAGAGTCCTAGCGCCAGCAACAAGTTGTGCGTAAAAGTGAACACCCCTAAAACTAGTGCTATCATCAAAAATCCAATTAAAGGTAGGGGCTTGCGATGCAATTTCTGGCCCCAGTTACCTAAAATCGCCGCACCAAATACCATACCCACCCCTGCTGCTGCCAAGAAAAAGCCAAACTGTTTTTCTTTTAGACCAAACTCCTCGGCTAACCGAATCGTCAGCACTGTTAAGGCTGCAAACACGCAATATAAAGTTGTCAGTTGCAACATGGCGTTTAAGATCAAAGGATTTTTCTTGAGATAGCGCAGGCTCTCGGTGAATTCAGCCCAAGGGTGATTTGATACCCGATGTTCCTTTGGTTGTTTGGGTTCTTTAAACTTTATTGGCTGCATAATTGCAGCCGATAATATGTATAGTCCACCAACCACAAATTCTTGACCGTATTCTTCTCCCATCAAGCTTTTCGCCAAACTCAAAATCGGCTCTCCTACTGCAAAGCCAACAATTAAAGCTCCCATCATCGTGCTGCTAAACAGCGCATTGGCTGCCAACAAATTCTCTCGCTTCACCAATAAGGGAATAGATGCTTGTTCCGCTGGGGCAAAAAACTGCGTCACCGTGGAAATGGCAAAAGTCAGGATTAACAAAATCAGGAACTGTCGTGGCAATAAGGGAAGACACAGCGTCAATATTCCCCGCACAATATCTGAGCCAACCATAATCAGCTTTTTTGGCAAGCGGTCAACAAAGATACCACCGGCAGAGCCGAACAAAATTGCTGGGATTGTAAACGACAGCATCAAGGTTGAATACATCGAGTTTCGTGCCAACCCTGGAAGCGGTGGGTAGTTCTCCAGCAGAGCAATCAGCAAAACGAAGAAGACTTTATCTGCTAACTGGGACAGCAGTTGCCCAATCCACAGAAGCATAAAACCACGGTTTTTTAGCAGTGCGCCAAAGCCGTTATTAACAGCGGCAGGTTCAGTTGGAAACATTAGATACTTTCTTTAGGTAGATGGGGCATGGGGCATGGGGCATGGAGCATGGGGATAGGGAATAAGGGATAGGGGATAGTTTTTCTTGAACTATCTCCTGTCACCTGTAACCTGTTCCCTCGAGCACTCCTCACTCCTAACTCCTGTTTGCTTACTCCATTGTCCGGATTAATTTGCTTCATAGCGTTTTAACAGCATAAGCAAAAATTCAGCTGCTGTCAGACGACCTTTGGGTGGAATAATCTCAATGGACGAATCTACCCAACAACCTTGTACAGTTTGGGGCGATTTCCAAATGGACAAATGATCCACTGCTGGCTCTGCATAAAAGTTATCTTGCCCACTACCTAGCAAACATGAACTCCAATGGGTGAAATAATCATGACTCATCCGATGAATAGGAAAATTTCCCTGTAGTGGTACTCCCCATCCATCTATAGCAATAAACGCTTTGACACGACCACCCAAGAGTTGCCACAAATGTGCTGCCCCTATTGCCCCAACTACGCCAGCACTAAAGCTAATGAATATAATTGGTGATTTTAAAGAGTCGGTCAAGCGATACCTGCGGTGAGCTACGCTAACGCGCAAAAACTGCAAGATGTGCAATGCTGATAAAACTAAAACATCCTTTCCCGGATAAATCAGTATATTTGCGGTATTAGGAGCGATCGCGCTATTACCAACTACATCTAACAATTCTACTCTAAAGCTTTCAGTTAACTCTGGATCATGAATTCCAGGGCAAATAATTATATTCATGTATAACACTATCTTTGATTTTTTTACTCTTCCGATGTACAGAGCTTTTTCAAAAATCAAGTAACATTCTTATATATTACCTTACTTTTACTGAGTAAATTATAGCCGCTTCATATATTTTTCCGAAATAATACTATTTTATAAAAGGATTAATTTTGATTATAAATAATATCAGATTAATCTAAGCAATCAAATGTTTATTTTTATAATTAGCTTTTTTATTTTAATTTCAATTATTTTTATATTACTATTTAATAGTCTAATTCAAAAAAAATCAAGTTAATAATGCTTTTTCTACGATTGATGTGATTCTGCAAAAAAGAAGCGATTTGATACCTAGACTTGTTACCTTAGCTCAAATTTATATGCAATTTGAGCAAAAAACATTGATAGAAATTAGCAGACTCAGAAGTAGAGCAACTTCCAAAAACTTAAGTGAGAATAGCCGAGTGGCTGTAGAAGACCAAATTTCGAGAATGTTAAGCAAAATTATAGTAATAGTTGAAGCATATCCCGAATTAAAAGCAAACGACCATTTTATCAAATTACAATATTCATTGAGTGAAGTAGAAGAACAACTTTCCGCCGCTAGAATATTTTATAACTCTGCCGTAACTGAATATAATAATGCCGTAGAAATGTTTCCGACAAACATTATAGCTTCGTGGATGAAATATCAATTAAAATTACCGTTTCAAGCTAATCTACAAGCAAAAAACAATGTAAAAATTGAAATAAACCATAAATAATTTAAAAAAATATGCCAAAATTTAGTTCCGCACACAATCAGGAATTATTAAATGGAATAGCTAAACTATTAGCATACAAAAACTATAAGTTGGCACTTCAGGGCTTGGAAAGTTTTTTCCAAAATAATGCAGAAACAAATACAAAAGAATATTTATATGCACGAGTATTGCTTTTAGACGCATACCTCTACAATGAACGCTTTGATAAAGCAATTAACTTATGCCAAGAATTGAGCAACAGTAAACATCAAACGACTCAGATATTAGCACAATACTATCTTGCCGAAATATTTTCAGAAGCTAAACCTACAGCACAAAAATCATCACTTAATTCAACTAAAAGTTCACTCACGCCTGCACAAGCAACTCAACTGATAAACACTGGGTATGAAGCTATTACTAAAAAATACTATAAAAAAGCAATCCAAGCATTAAAGATTTTTTGTAAAGCTGCTTCTCCAGCTACAAAACACTATTTGCTAAAACACAAATGGCTGATAAAAGCATATCAAGAAAATGGGCAAATTAATCAAGCGATCGCTCTTTGTCAGCAACTTCTGATTAATGATGTTGGGAATTGTTGAAGACTTAAATCTGGATAAACGCATTTAGCAAAAACCTGTACCAAATTAATTTCACTACGAACGCGGCTTTTTGGCATCTTAAGCACTTTTGCTATTTCAGCAACATAGCAGATGCTGCATTGGTTCAATGCCCAATGCCCAATGCCCAATGGCCTACGTAAATTTTGTATGTCTTTTGATGTATTATCTTGATTTTCCCACCTATCCTATCCCCCTGGATGGGATAATAGGTTATTAGTGGGGAAAATGTACAAACTATTCCCTGACTTTATATTTCTCTGCACTCTGGTTATATTGAGGAACTAATTGTGGTTGCCACGCCGGAAAAAGTACAACACACCCACGAGCATCTATCAGGTAAAGACCGTGTAGCCGTATTGCTTATGGGCTACGGCGAAGTCGAAAGCTACGAAGATTTCGCCAACTATAACGAACAGGCTTTAAATCTCCTGACAGCCAAATTCGCACCAGTACCAACCTGGATTTATCCCCCTCTGGCAAAACTTTTGGCGCTATTTGACCGCCATGAGTGGGGACACACACACCACGATTTTATTTCCCCACACAATGCCATCTTTGAACAGCAACGGGCTGGGATTGAGAAGAATTTACAAGAAAAATGGGGCGATAAGGTTCAAGTTTTCAAGGCTTTCAACTTCTGCGCTCCTTTTCTACCCAATCAAGTCTTGGCAGAAATCAAAAACCAAGGCTTCGAGAAACTGCTAATTTACCCACTGCTGGTTGTTGATTCTATCTTTACTAGTGGTATTGCGATCGAGCAAGTTAACAATGCTCTGGTTGAGTTGACTGATGGTGAAGAACACTGGGTTAAAGCACAGCGCTATATTCCTTCTTTCTTCAACGAACCAGCCTACATAGATTTGATGGCTCATCTGGTTGAGGAGAAAATTGCTGAGTTAGCCGCAGCTTATCTTCCTTCTCAAATCGGCATTGTGCTAATGAATCACGGCTGTCCCCATAAAGCGAAAGGATTTACTTCTGGGATTGCCGAAAGTGAAGCAATGTACGACTTGGTTCGGGATAAGTTGATTAACCGCTATCCCTTAATCTCCGTGGGTTGGCTCAATCATGATACGCCCCTAATTGATTGGACACAGCCAAACGCCGAGCAAGCTGCAAATAACCTGATTCAATTGGGTGCAAAAGTAGTGATCTTTATGCCAATTGGCTTTGCCAC harbors:
- a CDS encoding LemA family protein; translated protein: MILQKRSDLIPRLVTLAQIYMQFEQKTLIEISRLRSRATSKNLSENSRVAVEDQISRMLSKIIVIVEAYPELKANDHFIKLQYSLSEVEEQLSAARIFYNSAVTEYNNAVEMFPTNIIASWMKYQLKLPFQANLQAKNNVKIEINHK
- a CDS encoding ferrochelatase — its product is MVATPEKVQHTHEHLSGKDRVAVLLMGYGEVESYEDFANYNEQALNLLTAKFAPVPTWIYPPLAKLLALFDRHEWGHTHHDFISPHNAIFEQQRAGIEKNLQEKWGDKVQVFKAFNFCAPFLPNQVLAEIKNQGFEKLLIYPLLVVDSIFTSGIAIEQVNNALVELTDGEEHWVKAQRYIPSFFNEPAYIDLMAHLVEEKIAELAAAYLPSQIGIVLMNHGCPHKAKGFTSGIAESEAMYDLVRDKLINRYPLISVGWLNHDTPLIDWTQPNAEQAANNLIQLGAKVVIFMPIGFATENHETLLDVHHIIHTLEKQHPGTNYVQMACVNDHPEFLAMAAQWADAHIAQLLSDQTLAVNPQLAGHHHHHHH
- a CDS encoding MFS transporter, which gives rise to MFPTEPAAVNNGFGALLKNRGFMLLWIGQLLSQLADKVFFVLLIALLENYPPLPGLARNSMYSTLMLSFTIPAILFGSAGGIFVDRLPKKLIMVGSDIVRGILTLCLPLLPRQFLILLILTFAISTVTQFFAPAEQASIPLLVKRENLLAANALFSSTMMGALIVGFAVGEPILSLAKSLMGEEYGQEFVVGGLYILSAAIMQPIKFKEPKQPKEHRVSNHPWAEFTESLRYLKKNPLILNAMLQLTTLYCVFAALTVLTIRLAEEFGLKEKQFGFFLAAAGVGMVFGAAILGNWGQKLHRKPLPLIGFLMIALVLGVFTFTHNLLLALGLCAFLGVGAALIGVPMQTLIQQQTPPTMHGKVFGFQNHAVNIALALPLAITGPLTDALGLRTVLVAMSIVVVVVGVWAWQNTRKVLQDVI
- the ilvB gene encoding biosynthetic-type acetolactate synthase large subunit, translating into MTVRSLSPISLPQTENHKQSRASSPPVVPKRASGGFALLDSLHRHGVDYIFGYPGGAILPIYDDLYKVEATGAMKHILVRHEQGAAHAADGYARATGKVGVCFGTSGPGATNLVTGIATAYMDSIPMIVVTGQVARPSIGTDAFQETDIYGITLPIVKHSYVVRDPKDMARIVAEAFHIASTGRPGPVLIDVPKDVALEEFDYVPVKPGSVKLRGYRPTVKGNPRQIYAAIQLITESRRPLLYVGGGAIAAGAHEEIKQLAELFDIPVTTTLMGIGAFDEHHPLALGMLGMHGTAYANFAVSDCDLLICVGARFDDRVTGKLDEFASRAKVIHIDIDPAEVGKNRIPEVPIVGDVRNVLVDLLHRCKEAGIKATPNQNQEWLNLVNRWRDEYPLIVPQHSDSISPQEVIVEVNSQAPNAFYTTDVGQHQMWAAQFLKNGPRRWISSAGLGTMGFGLPAAMGAKVAFPDEEVICISGDASFQMCLQELGTISQYGINVKTIIINNGWQGMVRQWQQAFYGERYSCSDMEVGMPDVELLAKAYGIKGMIISDRSQLKDAIAEMLAHKGPVILNVHVTRDENCYPMVVPGKSNAQMVGLQKQAPKAAAEPVYCSHCNAKNAPTHNFCAECGTKL